The Miscanthus floridulus cultivar M001 chromosome 6, ASM1932011v1, whole genome shotgun sequence genomic interval gtgcACTAgcatgccattgtccatgataatggagttcggtactccaaagcgatggacaatatcaaggaagaacagcacggcttgctcggacttgatcgcagACATCGGtcaggcctctatccactttgtaaatgtatctatggtgacaagcaagtgggtatagcccccaAGAACTCTTtggagaggtccgaccagatcgagcccctagatcaCGAacagccacgtgatggggatctagagtgcttgggccggtaggtgggtctttcgagcatagtactgacacccttcataggtgtgcaCAATCTGTTCGGCAGTTGGCTACTATGATCGACCAGTAGAATCCTTGATGGAATGTATTTCCTGACTAGGGTTttaggcgtggcatggtgaccgtagatcccaccatggatatcgctcagcaatgGCTTCCCTTGCTTGATGGGATGCAGCGCTGttggatcctagtgtggcttcagcttgtagagttcgccctcaacAAGGACAAAAGACTTAGCGCGATGtgcgagccaccgagcctccatcttgtccatcTATAGTGCCTCACGGAGAAGGATagttgaggtaaggcatcctccagtcggccagagggtcaggctctatcgttgaatcgtcatcaagctccatgaccttcaGGATCGGATAGAGCTAATGGTTGGTTAGCCCCTAAGCCTAGGGCAAGCAGCCCATCACCGGCTTGTTTTGGCTCCTCATAGCAgatcgagggtttgtgttgatcgctgaCAAAGATACCTGTCGGCATTAGCTCTTGACCTGGACACCACCTTCGCCAGCACGTTGGCTACCTCGTTGAGActgcctcaggatgtgattgagctcgaggccattgaacttgtcctctagctagtgGACTTCTCAGCAGTATGTAGCCATCTTAGTgtcatggcagctcgactccttcatgacttagttgatgaccagctaggagtcaccccagaTGTCAAGGCatcagatacccaactcgatggcgaagcagtaggccattgatgagcacctcatattcagccacattgttggaggaggggaaatggatgcaaaccatgtacctcatgcgtaccccaaggggtgaaATGAAGACTAGCCCTAtgccggtgcctttcttcatcagcgatccattgaagtacattgtccagtactcctgGTCGATGACTACTAGCGGCATTTGGACCATGGTCCActctgcaacaaaatcagccagcacttgggacttgatggccgtccaggAGGCATACGAGATGCCTTgtcccatcagctcaagtgcccacttcagtgattcttcccgtggcatcctggttttggacaacCTAGCTGAGaagggaaggacatcacgaccatcaccggaatgtgactcaaagtagtggcacaGCTTCCTCTTGGAGATGAGGATGgtgtacaggagcttctagatttgaggGTAGCAGGTTCTGGAATcggataggacctcgctaatgaagtacactggggtgctgtactttgagggcatgtccctcttcttctcgctccaccaccagggcagcgcttgaccacttgcgtggtgcccacaatgtagagcagaagcggttctctGTCGGTCGGAGGGACCAGGATCGGAGCCTTCATCAGGAGTTGTTTGActatgtcaagcgcctcctaggcctcgagcatccattcaaaatggtcggccttctttagaagccgatagagggggagacctcattcgccaaggcgcgagatgaagaggctgagcatggtgaggcaccctgtaactcaatgtacccccttcatgttctgaatcgggcccatccttgtgatggctgagatcttctctgagttggcttcgatgccacactcagagatgatgaaaccaagcatCATACCCCacaggaccccaaaaacacacttctcggggttgagcttaatgctatTTGACTCAAAattttgtgaaggtctgctcaaggtcggctacaacctggtcagcccatttggacttgaccatgatgtcatccacgtaggacTCAATGgtttcgcccgatgaggtcttcaaaacacttgagcatacaatgttgGTACGCAGCCCCTGCGTTCTTTAGATCGAACGGCATTATGATGTAGCAGAacaatccaaatggggtgatgaaagatgtcatgagctagtcagactctttcattttgatttgatggtacTCAGGAGTAcgtatcaaggaagcaaagggtttcacaccctaaggtagagtcaactacttggtctatgtatggcaaaggaaataggatcctttggacacactttgttgagatccatgtagtcaacacacattctccatttcccactcttctttcgtacaaggacgggattggctaaccactctaggttgtattcttccctgatgaaccctgcCGCCAATAGCTTCGCGATCTCCTCACCAATGGCCCTacatttctcctcgtcgaagcgatgtaggtgctgtttcaccggcttggagcctggcctgatctttaagGCATACTtggtgacttctctcggaatgcccagcatgtccgagggtttccacgcaaagatgtctctattggcgtggaggaagccaacgagcgtgctttcctattcggtgacctccttggtgccctccacTTGTTCAAAAGACCTGGCTGGCCGCTTAGGGTCAGGTGCTTCCTTGATGACCTCCTTCCtaatggccgcaagctctttggaggcgacgattgccgcgtcgtgatcgcagcactcgacctcgcattcgtaggtgcgctggaaggatgtgccgatggtgatgacctcgcATGGTCtcgacatcttcagctttagataggtgtagttggggatggccatgaactttgcgtagcatggatgtcctaggatggcatggtaggttctatGGAactcgaccacctcgaaggtgagggtctctatcCTAGAATTGGACGGATCCTGAAAGGTGACtagcagatcaatctgcccaaagTGGCATGACCTGCTTTtgaggcacgatgccgtggaaagacGCTCTGGTCGGTCGGACGcatgatcggtcgatgcccatagcgTCAAGCGTTTCGGCGTACATAATGTTGAAGCTGCTGCtttcatccatcagtaccttggtgagccacttcatgccaATGATAGGGTTGACCATGAGTGGATATCTCCTAGGTTGTGGGACGCTCTTGTCGGGTCGCTCCAAGGGTGTGCGTTGGCTGGCATTGAGCTTGCATCGTCGGGGCAACAAGCTTTCAGCTTGCTGCGCCtctgcacgctcgagtagcgtgcgaatcttacgatgggcctgacgatcctcgggcgttACGGGCCCTGGAAGCCCACAGAGCAAGGCTGCCACAACAGCGATGTTCAGGCTTGCccaagcaaagtgtgggagggcttcatcgtcctcgatgatccttcggttcacatcgCAGGGCATGGCGTGTGCACGTCCACTGTGtctgtggcgctcgatctctcgatcgagctccgtgcgttcctactcgagctagagtcgtgcttcctcgagctcttggtgtcgggcctttagctgctccatccgCAAGCGGGCTGGAGCCCATGTATCTCCCTCGACCTCATCAttgaggtcatttgttggggtagcctcctcctcgtggatgctttcgatatGTCCCTTGagggtacctaccataaaacattcacgagaggggtgatggctcccccttcTGGAGTTAGAGGTGGAGGGCGACTCCATTTCTTCtgtgaggaggttgtggaaagactccatgacatattcggtcatccctatGAACTCGTCATTCATGGGGAAAGGAGGCGCGCGTTGCGCCaaaaggtggccaacggtctctgtggcGTTGTGGAGACCGAATGGGAGCACTGTCGGGGTGCTCCAAATGGGGTATTCCGGAGAGAGTGGCTCCCCTTTGGCAAGCTgcgccatgacattggcgaacgagaaggtgaggtggcgtaggtcctcctaagacggtcggggtcctaggaaggcaccgagttggcgctctaacctcccatagtcaaagtcgaggagctggtcgcttctgggggcgcgggcctccggtgcgtgcagctgtagctcctcaagNNNNNNNNNNNNNNNNNNNNNNNNNNNNNNNNNNNNNNNNNNNNNNNNNNNNNNNNNNNNNNNNNNNNNNNNNNNNNNNNNNNNNNNNNNNNNNNNNNNNTTAGGCCAAGGGAAGGCAAGGGTTACAACCGAAGGGaagaggaaaaaagaaagagaaataaggctcccagAGGTATGCCGTCCTCCTCTTCGCGTGGGTCCTGTTGACCCTGTGTATCGTGGTAGCAGCGGCATCGTACCGGGGTCCTGTTGGCCGCTGCAGCATACGTGCGGACGTCATGCAtcgttcttgtcttccatcctaTTCGAGCGGATGGAATGGTCAAAGGGTACCTTGACAGAGGCCATACGGGGGGCTGgcggtacagtgccagtcaactgacATCGATTGATTGATGTTGGATGGTGGTCACGTAGGGAGTTGGTGGTACAGTGCCAGTCAAATGACGCCGATTGATTGAGTTGAGCGTACCACGTCAGGAGGCTAGTGCACGCTCTTCTGATGTACCAGATGACGCCGAATTCCACGCCCGAAGGGACGGTGATGGTCGCCGGTGAGGCCCTTAGCATCGGCAAAATGGCACAGCACATCAAGGAAGCGATGAAGTGCTCGACGGATCTGTCGGTGGACTCACCCCGGTGTACCTAGTTCCGGGGCATCCGTCAATGTGGCCAGACGTGGGTTTTGTCGAACTGGTAAGCCTTGTTTTGGCTGACCCTCCTCTGTTCTTAGATTCTAAGCGCCAGGATTTGCAGCATGGCCTCATCGCCCGAGAGCCCGACCCGCCACTGCCAGAGGACGCGGTGTGGAGGGCGGCGAACCATGCCATGGCTGAGGCGGCGAAGGCGAAGAAGGAGCAGAGGAAGGCGAAGAAGGAGTGAGCAAAGCTCTAGTGTGGAAAGCGCCGGCAAGGCTTAGAGGAGAGCGATGGcaatgaggaggaagaggaggacgagTCTGACCCCAACATCCCATGGGGCGCACTTGCGCTCGAGGATGAGTAGGCCGACGCGGGGCAAGTCAACTTGACTCCGGTTCCGCAGCACGCCCCCGCACAAACCGAAGAGGTTGCGCCTCCTTGATCGGTAGGGGAGGATGCACCCCCGAGGTCAAAGGAACAAGTCTGCCTCGCTCCATTTGACCCCTTCAGGGGATCGAAGCAGCCAATTACCAACGTGGCAGAGTCGGAGTCGAGCGCCTAACCCCTAAAACATTCTTGGATAAATTCATCGGGTGATGGTGCTTTCCGTAGGACCATCTCTAGCAACTTCCTGGTGTTGGCGCCGCAGAAGGCCCTGGTGCGTCGGCTAATCCCCCAGGAGCCGACTGGCACAGTGTCGGGGGCACACCATGATGGCGCCGAGGTGGACACGGCGCCGCCTGAGGAAGTGGGGGAGGCGGAGGCACCGATTGCACCGGTCGATGCGCCCAAGGTGGGGCAGGCAGGAGGAGGTGTGACCGAGGCGTCCCTTGCAGATGCGGCGATGGCTTGGACTTTGGAGCCCGAGCTGCTAGCCTCCTCTACCATAGGAGGATCTACTCCCGAGGGAGCGCCGCTGATGGAGGAGGTACCATCGGCCCCCGTTGGGCCTATGCTGACGGTCATGACGGCTGGTCCCTCGGTTGGGGCTAGGCCCTCCTGGTTCCTTGTCTGGCCGAGCGAGGATTCGCTCATGTGGGGAGGAAGCCAGCTCCACTAGGCCAAGCGACTGGACCTGAGCGACTCGGTGTTCACCCTCGATGACCCGACGGAGGAGAAGGACTGGACGAGCGTGCGCTTGGGACTTGAGTCCGTAGTCCGCTCTCTGACCGACGCGTTCAGGGTGTTGAAGGATGACATCACCCCGCCCAGCCAGGTTTGTCGTGTTTTCACATTTTCTACTTTTCAAGCCCTGTTTATATAATTCTAACCTAGTTTTTTTGTAGTCCCTTATGATGCGTAGCCGAGAGAAGTTCCTATTCCTTCGTCATGAGAGGGAGGTCTAGGGCCTTGCTGCCAAAGTGCCACGGCTGTAGGCGGAAGTGGCAAGCCTCCAAACCAAGGAATGGGAAGCCCATCAACACGTCGACGAGGCCAAGGACAAGCTTAAGGCTATTGTCGCCAAGGCCTGGGAAGCTGTCGTGGAGCTTGGACGACTCTGCCCGGCCTCGACCTTGCTCGGAGCGCGCTCGAAAGCGAGcagaagtcgaaggaagaagcCAAGGGCCTGGCCGCCGCCTTGGCCGGGGATGTTGGCGTGCTCCAGAGGGAGAAGATGGTCCTCGAGGAGCAAATGAAAGGTGAGGCTCTGGTTACCTTTTTTGCTTGATGTTTGAAGTCGATTTTCTGATGCTCTTTGATGTTCGGCTTGGGCAGCTCTAtagtggcaactctccgaggtGCAGGGTCAACTCTAGTCAGAGAGCGATGACCGCGATGCCTTGTGCGCTGCCATTGggttggtcttcgatgacctcgAGGTCACCCTGGTCATGGGGACGAGCTCACTTGCAGTCTGGGTTACCCAGATCTCGGACTGGGCGCGCTCGCTCGCAAGGGAGGCCCTGTACACCGATGTGCATCGTGTGTTCACCATCGTTCGCTCCCACTACGCTAACATCAACCTGCCGGTGATCAGTGAGGGCTTTGCGCCTGGCTACACTGACACTGAGTTGGACAAAATTGAGAAGGAAGCGGCTCCCTCGGCGTAGGATCTGGTGGGGAAGATCGAAGAAGACATCCTGCAAAAGAGTGTTTAGTTAGATAGCTAAGTCCAGCATTGGTTTTTTGTAAAGACTTTTATTTTGATCGGAAACGTTATTTGgccctactatatatatataaagtttgttGCGATCCGACCCTTGTTTTATGCTAAGGCATTTAGAAACTTATGTTATGAGTGACTAAGTAATGATCATGCTGTTGAGCAAGCGATGCTGTAGCTGTCAGGgcataggctttttgcattctgaccagttttactcatcgttagttttTGGCAACTCTTATTTCTAAGTCTTGTCATAAAAATAGAAGGGTTGGATGGGGAAAATGTTCCTGAGTAAATGTACTCCTATCAGCCCTCGGGTAAAAGCCGACCCTAGGAAATAGCTGGGGTCAGGTGTTACTGAAGACCGATCAGATCAGAAGCGACCCCGATAGGAGGTAACATTTTTTGGTTCTTGCAAAAACATTACTTAGTTTGATAGGAATTTTGAAAGCTTTGGAATAGGAAaactaagggtaaaagcgatatagttgttcgatgttcctgGCGTTGGCGATGGCTTTGCCATCATCGGTCTTGAGCTTTTAGGTGCCGAGTTGGAGTACTTctacgatgatgtatggtccttcccacgaTGCGGAAAGCTTGTGGTGatttttgttgctctggatgcGGTGAAGGACTAAATCGCCTACGCCGAAGGTGCGACCCCGCACGtgtcggctatggtaccgtcgTAGCGCCTGTTGGTATTTGGCCAAATGGAGTAGGGTGATGTCACATGCTTCATCAAgcaggtccatggcatcttccaaAGATGCCTCATTTCCCTACTCATTGTTGGCCTTGACCCTTGgcgctccgtagtcgaggtcggtcgggaggatggcTTCAGAGCCGTAGACCATGAAAAATGACGTGTAACTGGTTGCCTAGCTGCTGGacatccttaggctccagagtaccgcgggaagctcggtgacccatcgtccgccaaacttgttcaactggttgaagatcctaggcttgaggccctgtaggaccatgccatttgcacgCTTGACCTATCCATTCGTACGGGAGTGCGCCATGGTGGCCCAGTCGacatggatgtgatattcatcgcagaattggaggaacttcttcctggtgaactaCATgctgttgtccatgatgatggagtttaggaCTCCAAATCGATGGACGCTATCCATGAAGAACAACACGGCCTCCTTGGATTTGATCACGGTGATTGgctgagcctctatccactttataaACTTGTCCACGATGACAAGTAAGTGTGTAAAGCCCCtaggtgccctcttgagaggccctaccaggtcgagcccccagaccgtgaatggccatgtgatggggatcatctagagcgctTAGGCCgataggtgagtttgccgagcatagtactagcatcctttgCAGGTGTGTACAACTTGCTCAGCGTCGGTCAtcacggttggccagtagaaaccttgccgGAATGTGTTTCCGGCCAAGGttctaggtgtggcatggtgtTCACAGACCCCTCCATGGATGTCTTCCAGCAGGTCGTTCCCCTGCTCGGTGGGGATGCAACATTGTAGGATTCTGGTCTGGCTAtgcttgtagagctcccctttgaTGATGACGAAATACTTGGTGCGACGCGCGAGCCATCGGGCCTCCGTCTTGTCGGTAGGGAGCACCTCATGGATTAGGCAATCGAgataaggtgttctccagtcggtCGGAGGGTCAGCCTTCCCCACTGGATCTTTGACgagttccatgacctcagggtcagaTGGAACTGAGGGTCGGTCAGCCCCCAAGCCTAGAACTAGCATCTTGTTGCTGGCCTATTCTGGTTCCTTATATTGGATTGAGGGCTTGTGCAGGTCGCTAGCCAAGATGCCGGTGGGGACTGGCTCTCGGTTTGATGCCATCTTCACTAATGTGTCAGCTGCTTTATTAAGCTGCCTTAGATTATGGTTGAGCTCAaggccattgaacttgtcctccaataGTCGGACCTCATGATAATACgtagccatcttggtgttgtggtagcttgactccttcatgacctggtcgatgactagTTGTGAGTCTCCACAGACGTCAAGCCATTGGACGCCCAACTCAATGGTGATGcacaggccattgatgagtgcctcgtacttagccacattatttgaaactAGGAAGTGGATGTGAATTGCGTACCTCATGCGCGCCTCGAGGGGGAAAGAAAAACTAGCATGaccccggcgcccttcttcattagtgatccatcgaagtacatcgtccaacactcctgatcgacgaccgccggtggcatctggatctcggtccattcggccacaaagtcagccagtacctgagactTGATGGCCGTTCGTGGGGCGTTCGTGACGCCCTGATCCATTAGCTTGAGCGCCCATTTCGTGATTCTTCCCGTGGCCTCCTAGTTCTGGATAACGTCGccgagggggaaagatgacacgaTGGTCACCTGGTGTGAGTTGAAGTAGTGGCACAATTCCTCTTGGTGATcaggatggcatataggagcttctagatctgggggtagcgtgtcttggagTCGGACAAgacttcgctaatgaagtacatagggcactgtaccttgagggcatgtccctcttctcccCATTCTACAACCAAGGCGGCGCTGACCACCTGGTTCATAGctgtgacgtagagtaagagcgGCTCTCCCTTAGTCGGTGGGACTAGAATCGAGGCCTTCTTCAAGAGCACTTTGAGCTTGTCAAGCACCTCCTGAGCCTCAGGCGTCCACATGAATTGGTTGGTTTTCTTCAGGAGCCGGTAATGGGGGAGCCCCTATTTGCCGAGGTGTGAAATGAAATGACTAAGCACTATGAGGCACCTGGTAACCTTCTGAACTCCCTTTAGGTTCAAAATCAGGCCTATCTTCATGATGGCTAAGATTTTTatcgggttggctttgatgccatgctcggagacgatgaatcagagcagcatgccccttgggaccctaaaGACGCATTTCTTGGGGTTAAGCTTGATGCCGTTCTCTCGGAGTTTCCTGAAGGTCTGCTCCAGGTTGGCCACTAGCTGGTTGGTctatttggacttaactatgatgtcatccatgtaagcctcaatggtccgcccaatgaggtccccaaagcatttggtcatgcaatgctggtatgtagccctagcGTTTTTTAGTCCGAACGACACCATAACATAGCAGAACGATTCGAACGGGGTGATAAAAGAGGTCATGAGCTGGTtgaactctttcatcgtgatctaatggtacccagagtacgcatcaaggaagcatagggtttTGTACCCCGAAGTCAAGTCAACCACCtgatctatgcgtggcaaagggaaCAAATCCTTTAGGCATGCCTTATTGAGGCTGGTGTAgttaacacacattctccatttctcacttttctttttcacaa includes:
- the LOC136460464 gene encoding uncharacterized protein yields the protein MVNPIIGMKWLTKVLMDESSSFNIMIETLTFEVVEFHRTYHAILGHPCYAKFMAIPNYTYLKLKMSRPCEVITIGTSFQRTYECEVECCDHDAAIVASKELAAIRKEVIKEAPDPKRPARSFEQVEGTKEVTE